TCTTCTCCCTCTGGCTCGGGCCGAAGCCCCCGTCGGAGGACCTGCAGAAGGGACTCCTGGGCCGCTGAGACGTCGGCGGGAAGATTCGGGGCGGGGCGGGTACACTCCCGCCCCGACTATGAATCTGCCTGAGCTCTCGTCGCTCCTGTCCGAAAAGAAGCTCGACGTCGTCGAGAATGCCGTCAAGGATGCCCTTCTCGACTCCGAGGCCAACGGCGAGCTGCTCCTGGCCGCCTTCCGCGGGCTGGCCCGCGCCTCCGGACAGAAGGGACGTCTCCAGAACCTCGCCACCCTCGCCGACGCAACGCTGAAGGGGCCCGGCACCTCCCCCGAAGCGAACCGCCTGAGGTGGGCGCTCCTGAAGGAGGCGGTCCGCGCCGGGGCGACGCCCTCGACGCAGGACGGTTTCCACAAGCACTTCGAGGAGGCGATCCGGGCGGCCTATCCCGACTCGCCCTCGCTCACGACGCTCCTCGGGCGGTTCCGGTTCCGGGAGGCGAAGGAGCCCGTCGACGGGCTGGCGCGGATGGAGCGGGCGGAGAAGTGGCTCCCGTTCGAGGTCGGCCGCTGCTTCTTCATGGCGGGCCGCGGGGCGGGGAAGGTCGTCGAGATGAACTTCGCCCTCGATGCCGTCCGCGTCGACTTCGAGAAGTCGGTCGGCGTCTCCATCCCGATCGGCGTCGCCGCCAAGAGCCTGACGCCGCTTCCGGAGGGGCACTTCCTCCACGACAAGCTGACGTCGCGCGAAGCGCTGAGCGCGGTCGTCCTGTCCGATCCGCCCGAGGGCCTCCGCCGGCTCCTCGACTCGTTCGGAAGGCCGCTCCCGCTGGCCGACGTGAAGGAGGCCGTCGCGGGCCTCGTCGCAGAGGAGCGCTGGACGTCCTGGTGGACGGCCGCGCGCAAGAACGCGCACGTCGTCCTGCACGGCTCGGGCAAGACCGCCACGGTGGAGTGGACGCACACGACCGAGGCCGCGGACGCCGCCATCCTCGCGAAGTTCGAGAAGGCCCACACTCCCGAGGCGCGCCTGGACTTCTACCGCAAGAACGCGAAGCGTGATGCCGCGCTCGCCTCCCGCATGGCGATGCGGCTCGCGGAAGACGCGCGGGCGGTCCGGGCCGGGAACGCCCCCCTCGCCTACGAGCTCGCCGTGGCCGCCGAGAAGGTCGAAGGGGTCTCCCTCGGCTTCACCCCGGAGGAGCTGGTCCCCGACTCCCCCCTCCCGATGCTCGGCCACATCGAGGATCGCCTCACCCGCGAGCGGTTCATCGAGGGCCTGCTCTCCTCGCGCCCCCAGGACGGGCCGAGGCTCGTGGCGGAGTGGTTCTTCCGCGAGGAGGACGCCCGGACGCTCGACCTGATCGACCGCCGGCTCGCCGAGGTCGACCCTCCGACCCGCGAGGCGACGCTCGACAAGCTCCTGAAGTCGCCCCGGAGCGGGCCCAAGGCATTCCTCTGGTTCGGACTGCGCGCCGCCCAGGACGAGTCCTTCCGTGCCCGCCTCACGCCGACCGTCCTCGGCCGGCTCCTCGACGCCGCCTCGTGGGAGGACCTCGGGGGCGGCCGCGCGAAGATCCGGGAGCTGTTCGACCGGACCGGAATGGCCGCGGCGTGGCTCGTGAAGCAGGCGACGCTCGAGGACGCGCAGCAGTTCCTCCAGGCGCTCGACCGGCACAACGACCTCGAGCCGCACCGCCGGGCGGCCCTCTTCTCGGCCGCCGAGATGCGCTTTCCCGACCTGCGCAAGGGGGGAGACGAGAACTTCTTCGTGACGGAGGAGGCCCTCGAAGGGAAGAAGAAGGAGCTCGAGAAGCTCGTCCACGAGGACATCCCCGAGAACACGAAGGGCCTCGCGCTGGCCCGCGCCGAAGGCGACCTCTCGGAGAACTTCGAGTACCAGGCCCGCAAGCAGCGCCAGCAGGACCTCGACGTGCGCGTCGCGCGCCTCCAGGAAGAGCTCCGCAAGGCCCGCGTCCTCGACCCGGCCACCGTCGACCTCTCCGAGGTGAGGCCCGGCACCCGCGTCACGCTCCGGCTCCTGGGCGGGACGCGGGCCGTGACCCTTCTCGGCCCGTGGGACTCCCGGCCCGAAGCCGACGTCTATTCCTACCTCGCCGACGTCTCGAAGGGGCTCCTCGGGAGGAAGGTCGGTGACCGCGTGTCGTTCCTCGGCGACCAGGGGCTCATCGAGTCGATCGAGGTCTGGAAGAAGGGCTGATCGGGAGGCCGGCTCAGGCCCGGCCGGGATCGGGCGGGGCGCGCCGCGCGGCGGGGTCGAGGGCTGGCGGGGCCCTTCCGGTCGGGGATGGCGGGGGCACGCCTTCTTCTCCGGCGTGTCGCAGAGCATCTCCACGACTTCAGGGGTCGCGTTCATCGTCGAGGCGAGGACGTAGCACTGTCCCTCGAGAGCGTAGGTCTGGCTGACGGCCCAGGTCGCCTCGCGGCCGAGCGCGTACGACTGCTCCCGGTAGAGCGCGAGGGCAGGCCAGCTGGCGGTGTGGATCTGCTCGTTCTGAGCGTACATCGCGTACTTCAGTAGGGGCTGGAGATGCTCCCAGCAGTTGAGGGCGCCGAGGCGGCCGATCCGGGTGTCGACGACCTTCAGGTGCGTCCCGTCCCCCTCGCCGAAGACGGAGCGTTCGGCGAGCGTCGGCTTCAGCTTGCGGCGGACGATGAGCGGCTCCCCCTCAGGCGAGATCAGCATCTGGCCCATGAAGAGGCTTCCGCCGAAGCGCTCGGCGTAGCCCATGCAGACGTGGATGCCGTTCTCGCGCCGCCCGGCGGAGCGCCAGGTCCTGCTCGCCTCCGACGACGAGCGCGTTGTCGCGATAGGAGGGCATGTGTAGCAGCGCCTCGATCGGCGCGTTCAGCCACGTGAAGAGCGGGTAGCCGGGAATCCAGACCTCGGGAAACGCGACGAGCCTCGCGCCGTTTCTGCGGCCTCCTCGACGAGGCGGATCCCCT
The genomic region above belongs to Holophagales bacterium and contains:
- a CDS encoding GreA/GreB family elongation factor → MNLPELSSLLSEKKLDVVENAVKDALLDSEANGELLLAAFRGLARASGQKGRLQNLATLADATLKGPGTSPEANRLRWALLKEAVRAGATPSTQDGFHKHFEEAIRAAYPDSPSLTTLLGRFRFREAKEPVDGLARMERAEKWLPFEVGRCFFMAGRGAGKVVEMNFALDAVRVDFEKSVGVSIPIGVAAKSLTPLPEGHFLHDKLTSREALSAVVLSDPPEGLRRLLDSFGRPLPLADVKEAVAGLVAEERWTSWWTAARKNAHVVLHGSGKTATVEWTHTTEAADAAILAKFEKAHTPEARLDFYRKNAKRDAALASRMAMRLAEDARAVRAGNAPLAYELAVAAEKVEGVSLGFTPEELVPDSPLPMLGHIEDRLTRERFIEGLLSSRPQDGPRLVAEWFFREEDARTLDLIDRRLAEVDPPTREATLDKLLKSPRSGPKAFLWFGLRAAQDESFRARLTPTVLGRLLDAASWEDLGGGRAKIRELFDRTGMAAAWLVKQATLEDAQQFLQALDRHNDLEPHRRAALFSAAEMRFPDLRKGGDENFFVTEEALEGKKKELEKLVHEDIPENTKGLALARAEGDLSENFEYQARKQRQQDLDVRVARLQEELRKARVLDPATVDLSEVRPGTRVTLRLLGGTRAVTLLGPWDSRPEADVYSYLADVSKGLLGRKVGDRVSFLGDQGLIESIEVWKKG